A genomic region of Balaenoptera acutorostrata chromosome 4, mBalAcu1.1, whole genome shotgun sequence contains the following coding sequences:
- the TTC14 gene encoding tetratricopeptide repeat protein 14, translating into MDRDLMRQSLNFHGPSLLSLLRSEQQDNPHFRSLLGSVVEPARGPPPQQQLQGRKEKRVENIEIQKFISKKADLLFALSWKSDAPTTSEVNEDDEEHYAIMPPLEQFMEIPSMDRRELFFRDIERGDIVIGRISSIREFGFFMVLICLGSGIMRDISHLEITALCPLRDVPSLSNHGDPLSYYQIGDIIRAGIKDIDRYHEKLAVSLYSSSLPPHLSGIKLGVISSEELPLYYRRSVELNSNSSESYENIMQSSLGFVNPGVVEFLLGKLGIDESNPPSLMRGLQSKNFSEDDFASALRKKQSASWALKCVKIGVDYFKVGRHVDAMNEYNKALEIDKQNVEALVARGALYATKGSLNKAIEDFELALENCPTHRNARKYLCQTLVERGGQLEEEEKFLNAESYYKKALALDETFKDAEDALQKLHKYMQKSLELREKQAEKEEKQKTRKIETSAEKLRKLLKEEKRLKKKRRKSTSSSSSVSSADESVSSSSSSSSSGHKRHKKHKRNRSESSRSSKRHSAKASSNQVDQNKKDECFPVPANTSASFLNQKQEVEKLLEKQDRLPYQKKQVKEKDRCPLSSSSVEIPDDFGGRSEDPRDFYNSYKTQTGSSKTEKPHKSERHFSSRRDSSDSFYRNSEDKIKIYGYRRFEKDTEGRKEHYRRWEPGSMRYSTSPASSDYSWKSVEKYKKYTYSGSRDFSRHEQRYQLNKNQGEYEREGNFEEDVKTEVPEEGLSSKEHSESGVKKKLPQNLLNIFNQIAAFEKEKGNKPKN; encoded by the exons ATGGACCGGGACCTTATGCGGCAGTCACTGAATTTCCACGGGCCGTCATTGCTCTCCCTGCTCAGGAGCGAACAGCAGGACAATCCGCACTTCCGGAGCCTCCTGGGGTCGGTGGTCGAGCCTGCCCGGGGCCCGCCGCCCCAGCAGCAGTTACAGGGAAG aaaagagaagagagttgaAAACATTGAAATACAAAAATTCATTTCCAAAAAAGCGGATCTGCTTTTTGCACTTTCCTGGAAATCAGATGCACCTACAACTTCTGAAGTTAATGAAGACGATGAAG agcATTATGCAATCATGCCACCTTTAGAGCAATTCATGGAGATACCTAGTATGGACCGGAGAGAGCTCTTTTTTCGAGATATTGAGCGTGGTGATATAGTGATTGGAAGAATTAGTTCCATTCGGGAATTTGGGTTTTTCATGGTGTTGATTTGTTTAGGCAGTGGCATTATGAGAGATATATCCCACTTAGAAATCACA GCTCTATGTCCACTAAGAGACGTGCCTTCTCTCAGTAACCATGGGGATCCTTTATCATATTACCAAATTGGTGACATCATTCGAG ctgGAATCAAGGATATCGACAGATATCATGAAAAGCTCGCTGTATCTCTATATAGCTCATCTCTTCCACCACACCTATCTGGTATTAAATTAGGTGTAATTAGTTCCGAAGAACTTCCTTTGTACTACAG gagaagcGTTGAACTAAATAGCAATTCTTCAGAATCCTATGAGAATATCATGCAGAGTTCTTTGGGATTTGTTAATCCAGGAGTAGTTGAATTCCTTTTaggaaaactaggaatagatgaATCTAATCCACCATCTTTAATGCGAGGCCTGCAAAG caAAAATTTCTCTGAAGACGATTTTGCTTCTGCATTAAGAAAGAAGCAGTCTGCATCTTGGGCTTTAAAATG TGTGAAGATTGGAGTTGATTATTTTAAGGTTGGACGCCACGTGGATGCTATGAATGAATACAATAAGGCTCtggaaatagataaacaaaatgtggaagcTTTGGTAGCTCGTGGAGCATT ATACGCAACAAAAGGAAGTCTGAACAAAGCAATAGAAGATTTTGAGCTTGCATTGGAAAACTGTCCAACTCACAGGAATGCAAGAAAATACCTCTGCCAGACCCTTGTAGAAAGAGGAGGGCA gttagaagaagaagaaaagtttttaaatgctgaaagttACTATAAGAAAGCTTTGGCTTTGGATGAAACTTTTAAAGATGCAGAGGATGCTTTGCAGAAGCTTCATAAATATATGCAG AAATCTTTGgaattaagagaaaaacaagctgaaaaggaagaaaagcagaaaacaaggaaaatagaaACAAGTGCAGAAAAGTTACGTAAGCttttaaaagaggagaaaag gctaaagaaaaaaagaagaaaatcaacttCTTCCTCTTCAAGTGTTTCTTCTGCTGATGAAtcagtttcttcttcttcatcctcttcctcttctggtcACAAAAGGCATAAGAAACATAAGAGGAATCGCTCAGAGTCTTCTCGAAGTTCCAAAAGGCATTCAGCTAAGGCATCCTCAAATCAGGTAGATCAGAATAAGAAAGATGAGTGCTTCCCAGTTCCAGCCAATACTTCAGCATCTTTTCTTAACCAAAAACAAGAAGTGGAAAAACTACTGGAAAAGCAGGATAGGTTACCAtatcaaaagaaacaggtaaaagaaaaagatagatgCCCTCTTTCTTCATCTTCAGTTGAAATTCCGGATGATTTTGGAGGTAGGTCTGAAGATCCAAGAgatttttataatagctataaaacTCAGACAGGTAGTAGCAAAACAGAAAAGCCACATAAATCAGAAAGACATTTTTCCAGTAGAAGAGATTCCTCAGATTCCTTCTATAGGAATTCAGAGGACAAGATAAAAATTTATGGTTATAGAAGATTTGAGAAAGatacagaaggaagaaaagaacactATAGAAGGTGGGAGCCAGGTTCCATGAGATATTCCACTTCACCAGCAAGCTCAGACTACTCTTGGAAGTcagttgaaaaatataaaaaatacacttATTCTGGATCACGTGATTTCAGTAGACATGAGCAAAGatatcaattaaataaaaatcaaggagAATATGAAAGAGAGGGTAATTTTGAGGAGGATGTTAAAACAGAGGTTCCAGAAGAGGGACTAAGTAGCAAAGAGCATTCAGAaagtggagttaaaaaaaaattacctcaaaatttaCTCAATATATTTAATCAGATAGCtgcatttgagaaagaaaaaggaaataagccAAAAAATTAA